The Rhopalosiphum maidis isolate BTI-1 chromosome 2, ASM367621v3, whole genome shotgun sequence genome segment ttatttattatatactacattaataatgcataaattattgtgtttgttttcttattgttgatgttttgatatttgtattttttaactaaatcttAGATtgaaaaagttttgaaaattactaaTACCAAATAACCTTGTAAAAAGCTGTTACAATCTCTTTTCTtattttgatatgtttattaattttgtcccttagatcttatattaaaatttgttatctgAGCTTACTGTTTAACTCAAGGAAAAATTTTtcctgaattattttattcaaaaaatcttttgtatttataaaatgtatacatgcttatttttcatttttagttgATAAAAGTGGTGATGTTTGTATATCAATACTTCATGAGCCCGGTGATGATAAGTGGGGTTATGAAAAAGCAAGTGAACGTTGGCTACCAGTGCATACTGTTGAAACTATATTGATATCAGTCATTTCAATGTTAGCTGATCCAAATGATGAAAGTCCAGCTAATGTAGATGCAGCTAAAGATTGGCGTGACAATTATCCAGAATTTAAACGCAAGGTTGCGCGTTGCGTGCGTAAGAGTCAAGAGGATATCTAATAACAAATTTGCCAGTTGCTCTATACACATGTTACCAacgtataaatcaattattgatGCCAGGGTAAACAATATAGTTCATTTTCccttataatgtgtatatttatttatatttatctacattGTGTTTgtcatcaatatattaaaattatttgaacttaaaaaaaaaacattaaagacTTACTTATTCACAATTATGTTATTAGACAATAGTAAaagaacattatttgtatttcctATACTCATGGATAAAGTGAAATCAAACATCAAATTATtcgtacaaatttacaatctttttattactatgtttttaaattaccaacttcattttctgtatttaatactaaactatatatactatgtaggtaataaattgttttttaaacacaaatttatacattatttttctaataaaagtCAATTTGACATTAGCttatagttgttattttatgaatattaattataatataggcagttatggttataattaatttaagttgaaAAGCATTTAATTATGCACTACTTATAACTATTGCAGAGTTagttgaaaaatcaaattcaacagtttaattatttaaattatttggtcattattatttactaatgcAGTACTTGTTACATGATCACCAAgaactaaacataaaaattagctTGTCAATTTGTTTGCAATAGTAAgaactattataattgttactaaaatttaaatactgagtaagtattgttatttaaaataaaaataaaatttactgaacataatttattaatgacttaaggtcttaacattttaatcatgtttctataacacaaataatattaaatttaataataattaatctatgTTTCAGGTATCAAAATGTAGAGCAATcgacaacattttatataatgtgatttgtatatgtaagtttttttttcaaaacattaataaaatatgatatactatcttttaaatatttttatcttaaaaatatcctGAAAACCGTACttcgtacaataaaatattatgttaggaTGTTAtcttgaacaaaataaataaatagaaaatacttTGTGAAATCCTTGAATTTAATCacgtgtttaaaattaaataatatacttttacaaaaaaagtatgCTTTTATTTTCTACGAATTTGTGTTTAACTTTTCATTCTTAAAGTGTATTCTTCAAACAATTTtagcttaaattaatttcattacaatgtaataattgtaatatagttGCATTCATCGACGGTTTAAGTATTGCCTAACCTAGGGtgaccatttaaaaaaaaaataaaaaaacgggACAGTTGTTACACACCCCTCACCACCaccatcaaaaaattattattgttactttacctttttgaattaattaacctaacctaaataataaaagtgtttgaatgtttagaaatatttattttttttattatcattaatcaaCACAATGTTGCATTTCAAAACtaatacaacttttttaaacaattaggaaaattttctttttattattaaacactatcgctaatttaattgtttattagcaTCGGTCCTTGATTCTTGTATTACGAAAACTGTTatctgttatttataaatttgattataaaactattttagatttgtttcattgattgatttattttaaaaatacaatgtaataatatgtaaaaacggGATAAAAAGCGTCCCGTTCAAAGTTTGTTGGGACAACGGGACATGATGATCAAAAAAGGGACTATCCCATTTTAAAAGGGACGTATGGTCACCCTAGGCCCTAACCTAATTTAATGATTGTTCTCAAATACTATGTTGGGTCATActtgtttaatgtaaataaaaacttaattttaatgatattttataaaataaaagttaatatgtgtctagatatattttttaaaaacaagtaaATACCTAAATGTACAGTTATatactgaaattaatttacatagtaATCATGTCATATTATggcacttattatattattatccaaaGTTAAAcggcaatttttttaatttgtattatgtgtatagtaCTAACCTATGTTCCAATGTTCATCtgttataagaatttatacatacgaatttcatgttttttttttttttttttagatgtagggtcaattttttaacaaatttttatttttattaatattattatttgtaataactaCATTTTAGGATATTAtagatcaattatttaattttacataatattattccgtctttattgttttattccttaacataataattatctgtatgataataattactcattattgtacacatattttagatttttcatcatttataataaaaaagaattgtatacctattatgatgATTACATCTAATATTCCATTTTAGTTCCACGtcaaatttagtataaataatttatttaatttaatgatgtgggtagataattaaaaactagttagaatattcataattaaatagaattgAAATAACTTGCACAGGAACTTTTGAGTATTACATCCACTAATCTCAGATTCTTTTAATGTAATTGAATCAAAGCTTTATTGCTGGTGTAAActtattctgtataatattatttcagaatAATTCTATAAGACATCACACTCGCACGTGTtatctccgtcttacaaaAGTGCAACATGGCAAATTTTTCTTCAGTAGAACTAATTTTACGTGTtaagcttaaatattaaaaagaaatgacCTAATATCACTTACAGATAagaagaacattatctgtattCCTTCGGTTTTTTACggatctttaatttttaagtaaattacgaatattttcaaatattaatagctTACATACTCaactcgcttaaaaattaaaataccgtgAATACCCGACAAaagaaatagataattttctaaCCTTAAGTGTAATAATAGAACATTTATTCACTTATTTAAGCAAAACACACAAAATAGGTTCTGCTGAGCGAAAATTTACCATGTACATTTGTAAAACGAAGAAAACAGGCGGGCGAAGCGTATtctttaactaaatttttcattcattattttatctatttatgttccaatttaacatacatagactgattgaaagaaaaaaagtcttatttttatgaagtaaCAAATAAAGAGTGCTTATTTAGACACATTTAAGTATCTCTGGATTAGATGTGGTTATGGTGTTATACTGCACATCATAGATTTGTGTCATTGTCTATTCCTTCATTttctgtcatttttttttttatattttaaccactaaaacaaaaatagttactattatattataattatattaaaataaatgtaatatttaatagtaacaaaaaaaattgtgcccCTAAAACACCACCAAAAGCGTGTCCATCGGGTAGGTCCTGGTTGGTTATTTTGAACACTTaaatatagtcaaaatattaacacattaAATACACAGGCGTGCTGCTTAGGTATAGTCTGTAATCTGTATCCATATAACCGTATAATGTGAATCAATCTTTTTTTGCTTCGTGACCAATTagctatgtataaataaaatcaatcggCGATACTTGAGTGTTACTAGGAAAAACATGCATCCACGTATAGTCAACGGCTGTAGTCAATTTGCCCCAaaacatataggtacaacGTGTAATTTGCACCATCCTCGGATAGTAAGAAATAAgtcaataactattttacataacaattaaaagaAAGAAGCCAAGATCTTTAATACCAATTTTGTTCTTTTGACTtgggtaataaattaaatacatttgcaaTCATGTACccttgatataattaaatgtttacgtTTAGATAAAAGTTTTAGTATATacgatataactaatataaaatctgaaattacggcttcaaatttaaatattttttttattaaacgatacaaaaaaaaatacatacgaatattaatacttaatagataCATTAACTGATAAAGTTATTACTCCTACGACTGGTTTCGTGTGTAATAATACTACAATTCAAAAAAAGcaagttttgtattttacagtGATAGATAAAcaagtgatatatatatatatactaataaaaggTTTAAcagcaattataatttttttaaaacgatcattttatttttataatgtacaaatgaGCAATGTAGCAAACGTTATTTGAGGAAATTAAATTAGGTTATTAAATGCTTGGTGGTGTATCAATGAGTTTGGCATGATCGGCATAAAGAGGTTTTTCGACGATGAGAGAATCAATTCATCTGCGGACATCTTTGACTACTACGCGTTTTttcatatgtattaatttttatacatgatCTTGTACTTAgccaacaataaaaaaaggattatttgtatattattactcgtAACTGAATTCAGTAATGTTACGAGTGTTTGATGGGTCAATTATGTGGTCgtgagttttaaaaatggcTAAAAAgatttacaatttaagatttgagaaactattattatttgattgcaCATTATGGGTGGTCAAATTATCTATTGTGCCATTGCACGAGTTAGTGAGAACTGTAAGACTCGTTAGAGTAAccatttcaatttattgaaaaatataatacatacaaattgcCTAAATCAAACACCTTAAAAGTGGAGTGTATACTTATAGCAAGGATGGGCAACTGGCGATTCGTGTATCATAACTAGCCTTGCAGTGACCCGtgctacattttaaataattactttatataaatataaaatattgggattttttgtattttattatatttatagaaccgacataatttttattgtaaaactaaaacgtaatcatacatttttatctagtattgaactataaatgtcaattataaattaaattgaccttttttatgtttttgcttTCTATGTTCTCTTCATATCTTGCCTActagattttcattttcaaaataatgattacaaataatttaataataaaaataataaaagataataacttattatgatgttggccaatataatttaatttaggaaAGTACCAAtgctgaaattaaataaattcgattttagaattttcaaaaaaataatttatcatattattttcaaatgttttactaTTTCTTGTCGGATGTGAATTTTTATCacgcaaaatattaaatcaaaaatagtgtttttaaatattcactagtgataaaaataaatccaacaTTAGCGCTACTCATGCACAGGTTCTGGAGATACTCAACACCGCCTAGTTTAATTGTAGCCCCCCTCCCCCCCACAAAcaagttaatagtttaaaaatttaaaaaaattaagaaccaATGTCCCTTTGTAGAACAAACAtagctatttaaaaacaaattacgtGATGTTTATACACAACGGACCTTATTTCATAACTAgctaattttttgtaaattaacgaataaaattataaaaaagtttttggctgttcttgaaaataaataactaataatagtaaatataatttaaaaaactaattcagtttactaactaaatttttattatctacctaaaaaattaatagttatataattctaACACATACTGTGCATTCTATATCTATAATTGTACTGGTATGtacctttataatatgtttatgaacTGCacgttttaaaaactttaaaactgcctactatatatatatatatataggtaataggtatattatattattatagtatttacgcAGCCACGCAGGAcgtattattaagatttaagttacaataacaatagtaaCATTAGTAAATTCGGgtacataaatgtaatttattataatgacgtcACTTATAAAGTTGTAACGAATGaagtataatacctatgatAGAACAATAATACTAACCTGTACGAAGATGGATAtctatgtaataaatacaatggACAAACAAACCGATTGACCGACAGATAACGATTGAATTGGTGCAAACAACGGAGATTGTCAAATAATTaccaaaaatgcattattgttttataataaactatttatttttatatatattatatacacataaaccataatgtaatattatagcgtaataactaaatacttatatctatatataattgtgCAGTTTGTGTACAGTGTCgcgaacataatatagttaacgTAATTtcctatgattataataataaaaaaaaaaattacatttaccaCAATATcagttaagtatttttttttaacaaaataagttaaataaatatttataaataaccttATTTTTACCCGATCCGTGAATATGTCGTTATAAATTGCGGTTCTTTTCATCTTTcgataattgatataaatatatgtatatatgtgagCAACATTAAagcattgtaatttgtaatagtGTTTGTAACATCAGTCAATTTCCAACGATTTAAATGCAGTTGATACGGACTTCTTACTCTTTTTTGGCCTCTTTGATTCATCGACTTTGTATTGACAGTCATTTTCTAATAAAGGCTTCATTAATTTCATCCATTCAACAAATTGAGCTGTAAAATCAAAATGCAATTACCAAttggtgtttttattattccttTTTCTATTACTTAAACTGACTAAACCAAAACGAAAAACTAtccaaattattgtatacatattattattgcttaggtacaattataataatataggtacctactatataggGTCATAACACGATTGCCCAATGCGcactttttatctttttatatttgagaAAATACAACACGATTGCGCATCTTTTACCTTTTTTCTTTGAGGaaacacaaatatttgaataaatatcaaatcaaaacaattcaaatttaccaacgttaataataacgtaatacgtaaagtaaaaaaaaaatcttataatacaTCACAGTAATTATACGTCAAAAAAGGAATAACATGTCGATGTTCatctagtaaaaataaagaatcaaGATGTACTCATGTaaagacgataataataataattaataacgtaatacggtgtaatcaaaaaataaataaaaataatacaccacagtaatttattgttacaagtaaaagaaaaacaacaaaaaaatcaaattcttgTAACTTTTTAGCACAAAAACGTAGTCTTAGGTTAGATTACAATTATACATCATCTGATACCGCTTTTCCACTGATTTTATGGGAAACTGAACCTTCAATAGAAGCATGAACAACCAATGGGCCAGAATCTTTCCATAGCCACTATAACGCTCAGTTCTATACATCTCATCCATCAATTTACTAagtcatacatattttattggatatttaaagtaaatcttattaagaaatatatagtacaaaacaacaaaataatgaaaagcCTCGTAAAGAGCAAGAAGAAAATATTGCATTCCTGATAAAtacttggaaaaaaaatataaaaatgttaatatatcttaaaataattatttgctgACATTAGGACCACATATTTGTGCTAAAAAGTTTTAAGAActtgatttttgtaatatatttttttatgcataataataaattactgtgatgtacttattatttttatttttactttttttgactacataacgttattattaatgttggtaattttttgaattgatatttatttaaatatttatatttactcaaAGTAAAAAGGTAAAAGGTGCGCAATCGTGTTGCACTGCTATATGGAGTGTGATTTTCTTCTTGGTGAACCATACTTTTATCATACTCTTATCTCAGCaaacattcataataaattattactaatctagtttttctttttaaattattaattacattttaattccgtgtatttaatgattttatccctagttttacaaaaacaaataacaatataggtataaacttTCGATTAACAAATGcagaaacatatttaatagttttaaatttctaaagaGAAAATTTTTaggatttaaagaaaattgcaATGTAAGAAGTTACAACAACccgtgtaggtatataatgtgCTGAAATTCTGAATAGATAGTGATATtgattaatactaaataatgaaatcaagaaaaaaaattataatcttttaacatataaaaacgacttttatatttttcctgCAGTCCAaacttaaatcaaatttttaattattagatttttagttcgaaattatatagtattagagTATCGTTTGGTGCATatcatattaacatattattcagAAATTTCCCGAGTGTTTTTGTTTGCCGTTTGAAAACAGAAGTTGATATGACGGTACTACCtcgatattacaataataattatgttatggtATTAAATGAGCAGAAACCACGGTCGaggagaataaaatatattgttatgaaatattctaaaaatataggtaataacagatttataattgatacttATTGGTATACTTACAATATGTCATTATACACCATAATCAAGGTGTCTTGGCGTGCAATttctaatcaataatttttaaataagattttgATGAATTACTTCATAGTTCAtgcataaacttaaattaaaaatacatataactaaTATGATGTGCCCTTCTGAGGTTTCCAATGTATTGAGGTAAGTATCAGGTAAGGTAATATCGCGTGTATATGTTAATatcctatcaattacattattataataatttctattacaGACTATTCAAGTAGCAGAGTATACATGGATTGGTGGATATCAGAATGTGTATAGCGAGAAAGGATGAACACGGTGGACAGCCAGAAAAAATCGTCCAAAAACACAAAAGTTACGAGTGTCTtccattcataaattattttaattcataatatgtgaataagtttaaaacacatttacgCGTTACTGTCGTCCGCGTGACGACAACCTAATTACCAATGTGTATAGGTACAATGCTCGTGACACGTATAGCGTGTATAGGcgatttaatatgtaaaaataatattaataataataaaaataaaaatttcacatGTTTAAAAAGTAGCAACGATTATGTAAAGATCAAAGAGgggcttaaattaaaatcgcaGACATCCGCTGGTCGGGTCAAAACGCGTGATTTAACCCCTGCGGTATACCCGTAAATGATATGATGTATTGCAATCACGATAACACCGACCTATCAcatgtatatatgataataatattatacacacatatgaatatattttaatattccattatattttatatatacctatacgaaGACACAATACTCTCGCATCACCCCCACCACAACATTCCCGTACacaccaatattatattattatgcaaccGTGGCGGACCTTGAGAacctacttacctatataaacgtaatatgtatgtatagcctaacctatataatatatatatatatatatatctgttgCGTTCGTAGTAGTAATCATCATAATTAGGATATAGTGCGTCCGGACGActgcatacaaaataataaatatttttgcaattttgcataaacaatattactatacGCCTGCTACATTTGTGTGCGTGTGCTTTTTGTCGTACGAGTCGTGCACGAAACTAGTTAAccctacacataatattattgcaaaataGTTACCTATCTATATGTACATCATATACACAGTCTGTTTAAGAAGTCATCTGTACCTATCTACCTTTATATAACTCGGCGACCTAACTCTATTAAGGTGCCGATCGATACGacacacatacaatatatagactaatattataaacatggatatattttatttttatattttacagcgCACATAATATGGCATATAATACACTTTTCCCGTTATAATTGTatggaattaaataaaaaccgtatacttatgatattatacattatatcagaTACCACGGACTTTCGCATGGTCGCGACgatacaaaaagaaaattgaaatCGCTCTgtata includes the following:
- the LOC113552708 gene encoding ubiquitin-conjugating enzyme E2 G1, whose translation is MSELQSALLLKKQLTELHKNPVEGFSAGLIDDNDIYKWEVLIIGPPDTLYEGGFFKAHLNFPKEYPLRPPKMKFVTEIWHPNIDKSGDVCISILHEPGDDKWGYEKASERWLPVHTVETILISVISMLADPNDESPANVDAAKDWRDNYPEFKRKVARCVRKSQEDI